DNA sequence from the Bernardetia sp. genome:
GAATATTCCACTCCTGTACAGCCACAAGAACCTTTTGCAGACTGAATCATAACTGGTTTTTTTCCTGTATTTACAAACTCATAACTTGCTGTTACGGGTTTTCCTTTCTGAATTTTTCCAAACTCAATACTGGTTTGTTTCCAGTTGATAGAATTATAAGCTGGAGAAAAAGCGAATAAAAATGAAAGAACAACTAGCGAGAAAATAAAACCAAAAAATTGCTTTTGCATAATCTTGAAAATTTAAAGTTTATAATGATTGTTAGTAATTAAGTATTCGTTGCAACAAGAACTTATACAAATATACGGCAGATGCTTTTTGGTCGCTGTTAATGACTTTCAAAGGTTTGTTAAGGAGATGTTAATGCGAAAAAGAGAAGCCTCAAAAACCATAAAATCTATTTCCACGTAAAATATACTTTGCTATTTTCCTCTAAATAATCTCTATGAACATACACAAAATCCAGTCAGATAACCACTTTAACTTCCTACAAGAAAACCGTCAAGACCCTATTACTGGTGACCTTATTTCTGATGGAGATGAAGTTGTTTTTTGTGCTGATTGTAAATCTGCTTTCTTAAAAGATACGTGGGAATATTTAGGTAAAACACATTGCAATCAGAGTGAAACACTAGCCGACTTTCCAGTTCGAAAAGTTTTGGAACTTCGCATTTTGAAAGATGTAAATTCATTACTTTTTCCCCTCAAAGGAACAGAAAATGAAACTTTTGAGAGTTTTGAAAGTAAATTAGACAATCTTTTTTGGAAAAAAATAGATGTACATTTACGTATAAATGAGCAGACTCAAATACAGATGAGTAATAGCAATAGTCCTGTGTTTGAAGATGGAAAAAGTGTAGTCTATGTACTTATGGGATTGATGGTTTTTGTATGCATACTTATTGGGATTTTTGTGGATTTATCTGACCAAGCCTATATATTTTTATTTGCAGTTATTGCAGGAACAGTTCTCTTACCACTTATTTATTTGCAAGATGAAGCAGGCAATGCAACCTCTATTAGTGTATTTCCAAATATGAGAAGTAAAGTTCTACACTTCAAAGAAGATGGAATTTTAATTTATTTTGATGATTCAAAAAAGGGCTATATCACTGACTACAAAGATGTTACTCAAATTATTTTTACCTACAACAGCATTACCATTGGTACAAAAAACGGACACCAAAATACATTTAGAATTATAGAAGTTTCAAATAAGCAGTTAGAAATTATTATTGGTTTTATTTCTCAGTCTTCCCCCTCAACACTTCTCATTTTTAAAGACCAACCCAATATTGTCAAACATTTTGTAAAAGAACTAGATACAGAACAAAATAATATTTGGATTGAATGAAAATCAGTTTAGATTTTTAGATTTAGATTTCAGGATGAAATAGCAGATTGTATTGTGTAGGTCAAAAGGTTTGCCTTTGACAAAAAACATAGCATTAGAAATTATGTTTGTAGTATTTGCTGTTTTATTTTTACAGTAAAATACTAAAAACAGAATACACATAAAATGATAAAAGACAATATTTGGCATCCCTTTACGCCACTAGCTGAAGGATACGACCCATTAGAAATCGTAAAAGCAGATGGAGTGTATCTTCATACAAAAGACGGACGAAAAATTTTAGATGCTGTTTCTTCGTGGTGGGTAAATATCCACGGACACGCTAACAAAAAAATTGCAAATGCTATTTCTGAACAAGCACACAACCTAGAACACGTTATCTTTGCAGGGTTTACACATGAGCCTGCCGAAACATTAGCCCAAAGTCTCCTAGAACTTCTACCAACTATGAGCAAGGTATTTTTTTCAGACGATGGCTCAACAGCGATTGAAGTAGCTTTAAAAATTTGTTTACAACATTTTCATAATAAGAAAAAAATAGAAGAAAAAAATAGAAGAAAAATAATTGCCATAGAGGGTGCATACCACGGCGACACATTTGGAGCAATGGCAGTTTGTGACAGAACACCTTTTAATGCTCCTTTTAATCCATTGCTTTTTGAGGTAGAATTTATTCCACGTCCAACAGAAAAAAATTGGAATGAAGTAAAAGAAAAATTCAGTAAAATAGTAGAGACAGAAGAAGTCGCAGCTTTTATTTTTGAACCTATCATTCAAGGAGCTGGAGGAATGCAAACCTATTCTCCAAAGCATTTAGATCAGCTTATACAACTAGCACATCAAAAAGACACATTCTGCATTGCCGATGAGATAATGACAGGTTTTGGCAGAACTGACCATCTTTTTGCTTCTGAATATTTACAAGAAAAACCAGACTTGATTTGTCTTTCAAAAGGAATTACAG
Encoded proteins:
- a CDS encoding DUF1573 domain-containing protein, with the protein product MQKQFFGFIFSLVVLSFLFAFSPAYNSINWKQTSIEFGKIQKGKPVTASYEFVNTGKKPVMIQSAKGSCGCTGVEYSKEAIPAGQASSIKATFNAAKVGAFNKTVTVMVAGDEKPIVLRFNGEVVE
- the bioA gene encoding adenosylmethionine--8-amino-7-oxononanoate transaminase; amino-acid sequence: MIKDNIWHPFTPLAEGYDPLEIVKADGVYLHTKDGRKILDAVSSWWVNIHGHANKKIANAISEQAHNLEHVIFAGFTHEPAETLAQSLLELLPTMSKVFFSDDGSTAIEVALKICLQHFHNKKKIEEKNRRKIIAIEGAYHGDTFGAMAVCDRTPFNAPFNPLLFEVEFIPRPTEKNWNEVKEKFSKIVETEEVAAFIFEPIIQGAGGMQTYSPKHLDQLIQLAHQKDTFCIADEIMTGFGRTDHLFASEYLQEKPDLICLSKGITGGFLPLAVTLCTEKVAKPFYDNDILKTFFHGHSYTGNPIACAAANASLELLLSDECNQNRKRIAEKHINFAKQINCNNSIKDKILEVRTCGTIFALELKTDEQTSYFNEWRKNIYSYFLEKNILLRPLGNVIYMIPPYIITNEELDKVYEEILRFLSS